DNA from Diaphorobacter limosus:
CATCCTGGTCTTGAAGAAACCCGGGCAGATGGCGTTCACGTTGATGCCATGGGCGCCCCATTCTCCGGCCAGCGCGCGCGTGAAGTTGAGCACCGCACCCTTGGAGGTGTTGTAGGCAATGGTCTTCATGGCAAACGGGTTGCCCGCCAGGCCGGCAATGGACGCCACGTTGATGATGCGCCCGCCGCGCCGCGGGATCATGCTGTGCCTGGCAATGGCCTGCGACAGCAGGAAGTAGCCGCGCACGTTCAGGTTCATGACCTTATCCCAGGCGGCCAGCGGGTGATCCTCGGCCGGCGCGCCCCAGGTGGCGCCGGCGTTGTTCACCAGAATGTCCACGTCGCCCATGCGCTGCAGGGTCTCGCTGGCCAGGCGCTGGATGTCGTCCTCGCGCGCGCAGTCGGCGGCGATCCAGCGCGCGTTGATGCCGGCGGCCTGCAGCTGGGCCGTGGCCTGCTCCAGGTCGTCGGCCTTGCGCGAGCTGAGCATGATGCGCGCGCCCGCCTCGCCCAGGGCCTGCGCCATCTGCAGCCCCAGGCCGCGCGATCCGCCGGTCACCAGGGCTGTCTTGCCCGAAAGATCAAAAAGCTGTTGCACCGTGCGCGCCATGAGTCCGTCTCCGTGAGTGAAAGTCAGCGGCTATTGTGGCGGCCCTGTGACTGCCTGCCTGTCGCCAGCGTGATGCGCGGCGCGAAGGCAGCCGGCGCCGATGAAGATGCCCCTGGCGTGGCGCAGCGGCGCCGAATGGCGTACAAGTAGCGGTTTGCGTCCCGCAGCTCCTTCCCCCCTATGCCTTCTGCAGACCCCCAACGCTGGTACTTCGGCTGGAACATCGTGGCCGCGGCCACCGTGCTCACCGCCCTGACGGTGGGCATGCGCCTGGGCCTGGGCCCGCTGTTCCTGCCCATGGCCGAGGATCTGGGTTTCTCGCGCAGCCTGCTCTCGACCATCGTTGCCGTGGGCATGCTGTGCTATGGCGCGGCCATGCCACTGGCGGGCTGGCTGGTGGCGCGCCGCGGCACACGCCATGTGCTGCTGTGCGGCACGGCCATGCTGGTGTTGGCGACGCTGTGGGCGGTGAACACGCGCACGCCGCTGGGCCTGATGCTGAGCTTTGGCGTGCTGATGTCCTTAGGCGCGGGCTTTACCAGCCCCATCGCGCTGACCCCCATCATCAGCCGCTGGTTCAACCGGCGCCGTGGCATGGCACTGTTCTTCCTGTCCACCGGCTCCATGGCCGGCATCGCCATCATGACGCCCGCCCTGGGCCTGGCCCTGCAGCACCTGAGCTGGCAGGCCACCTTGCTGGGTTTCGCGGTCCTGTTCAGCGCCATCACCGTGCCCTCCGCTCTGTTGGTGATGCGCGACCAGGCTCCACCCGACGGCGATGCGCCCCTGCCCGGCAGTGCCGCCCATGCCGCCAATCCGGTAGCGCCCGTGGGCCAGCATTACACGGTGCTGCAGGCCATGCGCACGGCCACCTTTCTGAAGATCACGCTGGGCCTGTTTGCCTGCGGCTTCAGCATGAACCTGCTGGGCACGCATGGCATGCCCATGCTGATGGATCATGGCTTTGACGCTACCACCAGTGCCCTGGGGATCGGCCTGATTGGCGTGGTGGCCATTCCCAGCACCGTGGTGCTGGGCCGGCTGGCCGACCGCATGCCCCGGCGCAAGCTGCTCGCCGCCATCTATTGCGTGCGCGGCTTCGGTTTCTTCTCGCTGCTGCTGGCCGGCAGCACGCTGGAGCTCTACGGCACCTCGGTCATAGGCGGCATTGCCTGGGCCGGCAGCATCGCGCTGTCCTCGGCCATCCTGGCCGACATCTATGGCGTGCGCCTGGTAGGCGTGCTCTACGGCTGGGCCTACCTGGGGCACCAGGTCGGCGCGGCCATCAGCTCCTGGCTGGGCGGCTGGGGCTTCGAGCATCTGGGCACGCACTGGCTTGCCTTTGGCCTGGCGGGCGCGCTGCTCATGCTGGCCTCCGGCGTGGCCCTGCTGCTGCCA
Protein-coding regions in this window:
- a CDS encoding SDR family oxidoreductase, encoding MARTVQQLFDLSGKTALVTGGSRGLGLQMAQALGEAGARIMLSSRKADDLEQATAQLQAAGINARWIAADCAREDDIQRLASETLQRMGDVDILVNNAGATWGAPAEDHPLAAWDKVMNLNVRGYFLLSQAIARHSMIPRRGGRIINVASIAGLAGNPFAMKTIAYNTSKGAVLNFTRALAGEWGAHGINVNAICPGFFKTRMTTVLIETLNEERMTAQAPLRRLGDDEDLKGITLLYASDAGKHITGQWLAVDGGVSAILGG
- a CDS encoding MFS transporter, giving the protein MPSADPQRWYFGWNIVAAATVLTALTVGMRLGLGPLFLPMAEDLGFSRSLLSTIVAVGMLCYGAAMPLAGWLVARRGTRHVLLCGTAMLVLATLWAVNTRTPLGLMLSFGVLMSLGAGFTSPIALTPIISRWFNRRRGMALFFLSTGSMAGIAIMTPALGLALQHLSWQATLLGFAVLFSAITVPSALLVMRDQAPPDGDAPLPGSAAHAANPVAPVGQHYTVLQAMRTATFLKITLGLFACGFSMNLLGTHGMPMLMDHGFDATTSALGIGLIGVVAIPSTVVLGRLADRMPRRKLLAAIYCVRGFGFFSLLLAGSTLELYGTSVIGGIAWAGSIALSSAILADIYGVRLVGVLYGWAYLGHQVGAAISSWLGGWGFEHLGTHWLAFGLAGALLMLASGVALLLPGKAAPAPARASTA